A part of Aquaspirillum sp. LM1 genomic DNA contains:
- a CDS encoding branched-chain amino acid ABC transporter permease — protein MSFLIEVLLGGLLAGVMYSLVAIGFVLIYKASGVFNFAQGSMVLFAALTFVSLLERGVPFALALAITLLAMLVLALLIERLVLQHLVNRPPITLFMATLGLSYIIEGGAQVLWGSQVHGLELGIDDVPLEVGPLLLSQFDLFAAATAGVLVALLSLLFSRTRIGLSLRAVADDPLAALAVGVRLRRMWAIVWAVAGFVGLVAGLLWGARLGVQFSLSLIVLKALPVLIIGGFTSIGGAIVGGLLIGASEKLAEVYIGPLVGGGIENWFPYVLALGFLLVRPAGLFGERAIERV, from the coding sequence ATGTCTTTTTTGATTGAAGTGTTGCTCGGCGGGCTGCTGGCCGGGGTGATGTATTCGCTGGTCGCCATCGGCTTTGTGCTGATCTACAAGGCATCCGGGGTATTCAACTTTGCCCAGGGCTCGATGGTGCTGTTTGCCGCGCTGACTTTTGTCAGCCTGCTGGAGCGGGGCGTCCCGTTTGCGCTGGCGCTGGCCATCACCCTGCTGGCCATGCTGGTGCTGGCCTTGCTGATCGAACGGCTGGTGCTGCAGCACCTGGTTAACCGGCCACCGATCACCCTGTTCATGGCCACGCTGGGGCTGAGCTACATCATCGAGGGCGGTGCCCAGGTGCTGTGGGGCTCGCAGGTGCATGGCCTGGAACTGGGCATTGACGATGTGCCGCTGGAAGTTGGACCCTTGTTGCTGTCGCAGTTTGATTTGTTTGCCGCTGCCACTGCCGGCGTGCTGGTGGCGCTGCTGTCGCTGTTGTTCAGCCGCACCCGCATTGGCCTGTCGCTACGCGCCGTGGCCGACGATCCACTGGCGGCGCTGGCGGTGGGCGTGCGCCTGCGGCGGATGTGGGCAATTGTCTGGGCGGTGGCCGGCTTTGTCGGGCTGGTGGCCGGGTTGTTGTGGGGGGCGCGGCTGGGGGTGCAGTTTTCCCTGTCGCTGATTGTGCTCAAGGCGCTGCCAGTGCTGATCATCGGTGGGTTTACCTCAATCGGCGGTGCCATTGTCGGCGGCCTGCTGATTGGTGCCAGCGAAAAACTGGCCGAGGTGTATATCGGCCCGCTGGTGGGCGGCGGCATTGAAAACTGGTTCCCCTATGTGCTGGCGCTGGGCTTCTTGCTGGTGCGTCCGGCAGGGTTGTTTGGCGAGCGCGCCATCGAGCGGGTGTAA
- a CDS encoding branched-chain amino acid ABC transporter permease — translation MFYLESGQFSTAYRQDRRLFRLRQERLALWLTVLAAYTVIPWLGNDYWFSAILIPFLVLSLAGLGLNLLTGYAGQLSLGSAAFMAVGAFATYNLLLRLPGLPLLAGIGLGGLVAAAVGVLVGLPSGRIKGFYLLVSTLAAQFFVQWVLTKFSWFSNDSASGVITAPPLLLAGQDFSSPLGRYLLTLSVVLPLVLLARNLLHSELGRYWMAVRDMDTAAAVIGIPVFKAKLLAFAISSFILGVAGALWAFTYLGTVEPHGFDLNRSFQVLFIIIIGGMGSILGNFLGAAFIVLLPVALSVLSGVYFADWLPSGQLENLQKIIFGALIIVFLIKEPDGLARLWQQARARLRVWPLRY, via the coding sequence ATGTTTTATCTGGAATCCGGCCAGTTTTCCACCGCCTACCGCCAGGACCGTCGGCTGTTTCGTCTGCGCCAGGAGCGGCTGGCCCTGTGGCTGACCGTGCTGGCCGCCTATACGGTGATTCCGTGGCTGGGCAATGATTACTGGTTCAGCGCCATTCTGATTCCGTTTCTGGTGCTGTCGCTGGCCGGGCTGGGGCTGAACCTGCTCACCGGCTACGCCGGCCAGCTGTCGCTGGGCTCGGCAGCCTTCATGGCGGTGGGTGCCTTTGCCACCTACAACCTGCTGTTGCGCCTGCCGGGCTTGCCGCTGCTGGCCGGCATTGGCCTGGGCGGTCTGGTGGCGGCGGCAGTGGGCGTGCTGGTGGGCTTGCCCAGCGGGCGGATCAAGGGGTTTTACCTGCTGGTGTCCACCCTGGCGGCGCAGTTTTTTGTGCAGTGGGTGCTGACCAAATTCAGCTGGTTTTCCAATGACAGCGCCTCCGGGGTGATTACTGCACCGCCGCTGCTGCTGGCCGGCCAGGATTTCAGTTCGCCGCTGGGCCGCTATCTGCTCACGCTGAGCGTGGTACTGCCGCTGGTGCTGCTGGCGCGCAACCTGTTGCACAGCGAGCTGGGCCGCTACTGGATGGCGGTGCGCGATATGGACACGGCAGCTGCCGTGATCGGCATCCCGGTGTTCAAGGCCAAGCTGCTGGCCTTTGCCATCAGCAGCTTCATCCTTGGCGTGGCCGGGGCGCTGTGGGCGTTCACCTATCTGGGCACGGTTGAACCACATGGCTTTGACCTGAACCGGTCATTCCAGGTGCTGTTCATCATCATCATTGGCGGCATGGGCAGCATCCTTGGCAACTTCCTGGGGGCCGCGTTCATCGTGCTGCTGCCGGTGGCGCTGTCGGTGTTGTCCGGCGTGTATTTTGCCGACTGGTTGCCCTCTGGTCAGCTGGAAAACCTGCAAAAAATCATTTTTGGCGCACTGATCATCGTGTTCCTGATCAAGGAGCCCGATGGCCTGGCCCGGCTGTGGCAACAGGCACGCGCCCGGCTGCGGGTGTGGCCGCTACGTTACTGA
- a CDS encoding PAS domain-containing methyl-accepting chemotaxis protein has translation MKLNQPVSGRERPFTQGTIVTKTDLKGIITYANDAFVEISGFDRNELIGTNHNIVRHPDMPPTLFDDMWKTLKRDKPWQGLVKNRCKNGDHYWVSAFVVPIRQRGQTVGYMSVRAPAERSAIAQAEALHRQLGRDGRLKKPRRARLTSSVKIIAALLLVNSMVLTMALVDSPWARWGGVGLMLLASLQAWLAYGRARRRYALINHTFARIAEGVLTNPLSTEREDEIGQIESGLAAMQVHIKVIIDDLLHSARLVESRGEQLNRSMQEMMQRFDNQADSACAISAAIEQMSASITQVADNAQVAADHTDSARGLAQTGEARMGATREDTRQAASMMRSAQGTITSLHQAVGNIASVTETIRGIADQTNLLALNAAIEAARAGEAGRGFAVVADEVRKLAERTSLSTGEIHSLVSEITGVTESVVAAMEQVGAHTAAGEQQLASTMDTLQHIVEASEQVNDMVRGIAETNHQQSITSHDLVNRTVNVSEQLEASAHAVQLARGMIDDLLKQAEQMTRLARHFEAGG, from the coding sequence ATGAAACTCAACCAGCCGGTAAGTGGACGGGAACGTCCATTTACCCAGGGCACGATTGTGACCAAAACCGATCTGAAAGGCATCATCACCTACGCCAACGATGCCTTTGTCGAGATTTCCGGTTTTGACCGCAATGAACTGATCGGCACCAATCACAATATTGTTCGTCATCCGGACATGCCGCCCACCCTGTTTGACGACATGTGGAAAACCCTCAAGCGCGACAAGCCGTGGCAGGGCCTGGTCAAGAACCGCTGCAAAAACGGCGACCACTACTGGGTGTCGGCATTTGTGGTGCCCATTCGCCAGCGTGGGCAAACCGTGGGCTATATGTCGGTTCGCGCCCCCGCCGAGCGTAGCGCCATCGCCCAGGCCGAAGCGCTGCACCGCCAGCTGGGCCGGGATGGCCGGCTGAAAAAACCGCGTCGCGCCCGGCTGACCTCTTCAGTCAAGATCATTGCCGCCCTGCTGCTGGTCAACAGCATGGTGCTGACCATGGCGCTGGTGGACAGCCCGTGGGCCAGATGGGGCGGGGTGGGGCTGATGCTGCTGGCCTCGTTGCAGGCCTGGCTGGCCTATGGCCGCGCCCGCCGCCGCTATGCGCTAATCAACCACACCTTTGCCCGCATTGCCGAAGGCGTGCTGACCAACCCGCTCTCGACCGAACGCGAAGACGAAATCGGCCAGATTGAATCCGGCCTGGCCGCCATGCAGGTGCATATCAAGGTGATTATCGACGACCTGCTGCACAGCGCCAGGCTGGTGGAAAGCCGGGGCGAGCAGCTTAACCGCAGCATGCAGGAAATGATGCAGCGCTTTGACAACCAGGCCGACAGCGCCTGCGCCATCTCGGCGGCCATCGAGCAAATGAGCGCGTCGATCACCCAGGTGGCCGACAATGCCCAGGTGGCCGCCGACCACACCGACAGCGCCAGAGGGCTGGCGCAAACCGGTGAAGCGCGCATGGGGGCCACCCGCGAAGACACCCGGCAAGCCGCCAGCATGATGCGCAGCGCCCAGGGCACCATCACCAGCCTGCACCAGGCGGTGGGCAATATTGCCAGCGTGACCGAAACCATTCGCGGCATTGCCGACCAGACCAACCTGCTGGCACTGAACGCGGCCATTGAAGCTGCCCGCGCTGGCGAGGCCGGACGCGGCTTTGCCGTGGTGGCCGACGAAGTGCGCAAACTGGCCGAGCGCACCAGCCTGAGCACCGGCGAAATCCACAGCCTGGTCAGCGAAATCACCGGCGTCACCGAGTCAGTGGTGGCCGCCATGGAACAGGTGGGTGCCCATACCGCCGCTGGCGAACAGCAACTGGCCAGCACCATGGATACCCTGCAGCACATTGTCGAGGCCAGCGAACAGGTGAACGACATGGTGCGCGGCATTGCCGAAACCAACCACCAGCAGTCAATCACCTCGCACGATCTGGTCAACCGCACGGTCAACGTCAGCGAACAGCTGGAAGCCTCGGCCCACGCCGTGCAGCTGGCCCGTGGCATGATCGACGACCTGCTCAAGCAGGCCGAACAAATGACCCGGCTGGCCCGCCATTTTGAGGCGGGTGGGTAA
- the phbB gene encoding acetoacetyl-CoA reductase, whose protein sequence is MTKKIALVTGGMGGIGTAICKALANAGCTVVTTYSKAGKEVEWLANMKEQGYTAHAYLCDVTDTDACAAMVAQLAAEVGPVDILVNNAGITRDGTFKKMNKVDWDLVMRTNLDSLFNLCKPIVDGMVERGWGRVINISSINGQKGQFGQTNYSAAKAGMHGFTMALAQEVAKKGVTVNTVSPGYIGTDMVMAVPEEVRNKIIAGIPVGRLGQPEEIAGLITYLSSDLAGFITGANLAINGGQHMM, encoded by the coding sequence ATGACGAAAAAAATTGCACTGGTTACCGGCGGGATGGGTGGCATTGGCACGGCCATCTGCAAGGCGCTGGCGAATGCAGGCTGCACCGTGGTGACCACCTACAGCAAGGCTGGCAAGGAAGTGGAATGGCTGGCCAATATGAAAGAACAGGGCTACACCGCCCACGCTTATCTGTGCGATGTGACCGACACCGACGCCTGCGCGGCGATGGTGGCGCAGCTGGCTGCTGAAGTAGGCCCGGTGGACATTCTGGTCAACAACGCCGGGATTACCCGCGATGGCACTTTCAAGAAGATGAACAAGGTAGACTGGGATCTGGTGATGCGCACCAACCTGGATTCGCTGTTCAATCTGTGCAAGCCGATTGTGGATGGCATGGTCGAACGCGGTTGGGGACGGGTGATCAATATCTCGTCGATCAACGGCCAGAAGGGCCAGTTCGGCCAAACCAACTATTCTGCCGCCAAGGCCGGCATGCACGGCTTTACCATGGCGCTGGCGCAGGAAGTGGCCAAGAAGGGCGTGACCGTCAACACCGTGTCGCCGGGTTATATCGGCACTGATATGGTGATGGCGGTGCCGGAAGAAGTGCGCAACAAGATCATCGCCGGCATTCCAGTGGGGCGTTTGGGCCAGCCAGAAGAAATTGCCGGCCTGATTACCTATCTGTCGTCTGATCTGGCAGGCTTTATCACCGGAGCCAATCTGGCCATCAACGGTGGTCAGCACATGATGTAA
- a CDS encoding ABC transporter ATP-binding protein — MSQPPLLQLDQIKVVYQQVILAVSDISLTVPDGQIVALLGANGAGKSTTLKTISGLISAERGELAHGSIHYQGQPITTAQASSLVEAGLVQVLEGRHCFAHLTVEENLLTGALSRRVSRATLKQDLERIYHYFPRLYARRRAQAGYTSGGEQQMVAIGRALMAKPRLVLLDEPSMGLAPLIVDEIFTIVQQLNQQENVSFLLAEQNANLALHYANYAYIIENGRVALSGPADALRARSDVQQFYLGQAALAA; from the coding sequence ATGAGCCAACCCCCATTACTCCAACTGGACCAGATCAAGGTGGTCTACCAGCAGGTGATTCTGGCCGTCAGCGACATTTCCCTGACCGTACCCGACGGCCAGATTGTCGCCCTGCTGGGTGCCAACGGTGCCGGCAAAAGCACCACGCTGAAAACCATTTCCGGGCTGATCAGCGCCGAACGCGGCGAACTGGCCCACGGCAGCATTCACTACCAGGGCCAGCCCATCACCACCGCCCAGGCATCCAGCCTGGTAGAGGCCGGCCTGGTGCAGGTGCTGGAAGGCCGCCACTGCTTTGCCCACCTCACCGTGGAAGAAAACCTGCTGACTGGCGCACTCAGCCGCCGGGTGTCACGGGCCACGCTCAAGCAGGATCTGGAACGGATTTACCATTACTTTCCGCGCCTGTACGCCCGCCGGCGCGCCCAGGCCGGCTATACCTCCGGCGGCGAACAGCAGATGGTGGCAATTGGCCGCGCGCTGATGGCCAAACCGCGTCTGGTGCTGCTGGATGAACCGTCGATGGGCCTGGCTCCGCTGATTGTTGACGAGATTTTCACCATTGTGCAGCAGCTGAACCAGCAGGAAAACGTCAGCTTCTTGCTGGCCGAGCAGAATGCCAACCTGGCGCTGCATTACGCCAATTACGCCTACATCATCGAAAATGGCCGGGTTGCCCTGTCTGGCCCGGCTGACGCCCTGCGCGCGCGCAGCGATGTGCAGCAGTTTTATCTGGGGCAGGCGGCGCTGGCGGCATGA
- a CDS encoding M48 family metallopeptidase, with translation MNSPFTVLFLLALASSTGLRLWLAQRQFRHVAAHRQAVPTDFVGQVPLEAHQKAADYTCAKVRLGQLDTLLDAAVLLGLTLGGGIDWLARLWAGWLGAPLWQGVAVIASALLISGLLGLPLSLLATFGVEARFGFNRTTPALYLADLAKSVLLGALLGLPLLALVLWLLTALGSQAWLAVWAVWVGFSLVLMVVFPTLIAPLFNRFVPLDNPALKSRIEALLLRCGFRASGVFVMDGSRRSSHGNAYFTGFGRAKRIVFFDTLMQQLSPSEIEAVLAHELGHFHHRHIVQRMLTSFALSLAVLAGLQWLLGTSWFQPALGVNTASLASGLLLFMLALPVFSFPLTPLTSLLSRRHEYQADAFAARHASANDLTHALVKLYRDNAATLTPDPLHSQFYDSHPPASLRIAHLKDLPA, from the coding sequence ATGAACTCCCCGTTTACCGTGTTGTTTTTGCTGGCGCTGGCCAGTTCAACCGGCTTGCGCCTGTGGCTGGCGCAGCGCCAGTTTCGTCATGTGGCCGCCCACCGTCAGGCGGTGCCGACGGATTTTGTCGGCCAGGTGCCGCTGGAGGCGCATCAAAAGGCGGCAGATTACACCTGCGCCAAGGTGCGGCTGGGGCAGCTGGACACCCTGCTGGACGCCGCCGTGCTGCTGGGGCTGACGCTGGGCGGCGGCATCGACTGGCTGGCGCGGCTGTGGGCGGGCTGGCTGGGCGCGCCGCTGTGGCAGGGGGTGGCGGTGATTGCCTCGGCCCTGCTGATCAGCGGGCTGCTGGGCCTGCCGCTAAGCCTGCTGGCCACCTTTGGGGTGGAAGCACGGTTTGGCTTTAACCGCACCACGCCGGCGCTGTATCTGGCCGACCTGGCCAAGTCGGTGCTGCTGGGCGCGCTGCTGGGCCTGCCGCTGCTGGCGCTGGTGCTGTGGCTGCTGACCGCGCTGGGCAGTCAGGCCTGGCTGGCGGTATGGGCGGTGTGGGTGGGGTTCAGCCTGGTGCTGATGGTGGTGTTTCCCACCCTGATTGCCCCCCTGTTCAACCGTTTTGTGCCGCTGGACAACCCGGCACTGAAAAGCCGGATCGAAGCCTTGCTGCTGCGCTGCGGCTTTCGCGCCAGCGGGGTGTTTGTCATGGACGGCTCGCGCCGCTCCAGCCATGGCAATGCCTATTTCACCGGCTTTGGCCGGGCCAAGCGCATTGTGTTTTTTGACACACTGATGCAGCAATTGAGCCCGAGTGAAATCGAGGCGGTGCTGGCGCACGAGCTGGGGCATTTTCATCACCGGCATATTGTCCAGCGCATGCTGACCAGCTTTGCCTTATCGCTGGCGGTGCTGGCCGGGCTGCAATGGCTGCTGGGCACCAGCTGGTTTCAGCCGGCGCTGGGGGTGAACACCGCCTCGCTGGCCAGTGGCCTGCTGTTATTCATGCTGGCGCTGCCGGTGTTCAGTTTTCCGCTGACGCCGCTGACCAGCCTGCTGTCGCGCCGGCATGAATACCAGGCCGACGCCTTTGCCGCCCGTCACGCCTCGGCCAACGACCTGACCCACGCGCTGGTCAAGCTGTACCGCGACAACGCCGCTACCCTGACTCCCGACCCGCTGCATTCGCAGTTTTATGATTCCCACCCGCCGGCAAGCTTGCGCATTGCCCACCTGAAAGACCTGCCTGCATGA
- a CDS encoding AMP-binding protein encodes MARALSSVAHPLPTLPAALRQLARLRGRQIGLRHKRLGIWQEFSWQALADEVARLVSQLAGLGLSQGDTLLVLSSPRPEALLLTLAAQTLGAEVTALDPLLPPASLTPLLQYAAPRLVFAEGPAQLAQTQAALGADVPVVYADGQRLGKAAHAANRVAYAQALTSPPAEASILAVDPDAVAFRFLRLSEGGIEQYTLSHAFLLGEAAQLIASEGLQASDSALAARAFAATAQVRYLLAPWLVAGFALNFPENLATRDHDRRELGPTLVAGTHDTYGRLAALVQARLPNRGHWQRRLVDWALAPAPGALRRGLGYWLVRRPLLDVLGLIHTRHPLLIGPPLSADTERLFAALGVKVRTLPDLADWQAVLPPVSAADDFAVLAASQAGAC; translated from the coding sequence ATGGCTCGCGCATTGTCTTCTGTGGCTCATCCACTGCCCACCCTGCCAGCGGCCTTGCGTCAGCTGGCGCGGCTGCGCGGCAGGCAGATTGGCCTGCGTCACAAGCGGCTGGGCATCTGGCAGGAATTCAGCTGGCAGGCGCTGGCCGATGAGGTGGCCCGGCTGGTCAGTCAGCTGGCCGGGCTGGGGCTGAGCCAGGGAGACACCCTGCTGGTGCTCAGCTCGCCACGACCGGAAGCGCTACTGCTCACCCTGGCAGCCCAGACGCTGGGTGCTGAGGTGACTGCGCTGGACCCGCTGTTGCCCCCCGCCAGCCTGACCCCGTTGTTGCAGTACGCCGCCCCCCGGCTGGTATTTGCCGAAGGGCCTGCACAGCTGGCCCAGACGCAGGCCGCGCTGGGGGCGGACGTGCCGGTGGTGTACGCCGATGGCCAGCGGCTGGGCAAGGCGGCCCACGCCGCCAACCGGGTGGCGTATGCCCAGGCGCTGACCTCCCCACCCGCAGAGGCGTCGATCCTGGCGGTTGACCCCGATGCGGTGGCTTTCCGCTTTTTGCGGCTGAGCGAGGGGGGAATCGAACAATACACGCTGAGCCATGCCTTTTTGCTCGGCGAAGCTGCCCAGCTGATTGCCAGCGAAGGCCTGCAGGCCAGCGACAGTGCGCTGGCCGCGCGGGCATTCGCCGCCACCGCCCAGGTGCGTTACCTGCTGGCACCGTGGCTGGTGGCAGGGTTTGCGCTGAATTTTCCGGAAAACCTGGCCACCCGCGACCACGACCGTCGTGAACTTGGCCCCACCCTGGTGGCGGGCACGCACGACACCTATGGCCGGCTGGCGGCGCTGGTGCAGGCGCGCCTGCCCAATCGCGGCCACTGGCAACGCCGGCTGGTGGACTGGGCGCTGGCCCCGGCACCGGGCGCGCTGCGGCGCGGACTGGGCTACTGGCTGGTGCGGAGGCCGCTGCTTGATGTGCTCGGGCTGATTCACACCCGCCATCCCTTGTTGATTGGTCCGCCGCTGTCTGCCGACACCGAGCGCCTGTTTGCTGCGCTGGGGGTCAAGGTGCGCACCTTGCCCGATCTGGCCGACTGGCAAGCCGTGTTACCACCGGTAAGCGCGGCGGACGATTTTGCTGTCCTGGCGGCCAGCCAGGCGGGAGCCTGCTGA
- a CDS encoding ABC transporter substrate-binding protein, with product MARSSLRALPLALAIGLAAFSSSSQAAGEQYFPLQSYRVGPYAAGGTGFFGGFIDYLQYINAKEGGVNGVKLTWSECETEYVVEKGVECYERLKKGLNGAPAAATNPLSVGIAYATLDRSTADKLPLITINHGRTDSTDGSVFPYVFPLQLNPYSEVSAIINYIGQKSGGLDKLKGKKIVTLFHGSPYGKETNPILELLAKKYGFQLTLLEVPHPGNEQQSQWLTIRKEKPDWVILRGWGVMNPVALKTAQKTGFPVDHIIGNIWSNSEDDAAPAGAAAKGYVSITTHPSGTQFPVLQGIKTTVVDAGKGNLADPKRFGNVYYNLGVVNGILNVEAVRVAQAKFGNKPLSGE from the coding sequence ATGGCACGATCCTCCCTTCGCGCACTCCCGCTGGCGCTGGCCATCGGCCTGGCCGCCTTCAGCAGCAGCAGCCAGGCGGCGGGTGAGCAGTATTTTCCGTTGCAAAGCTACCGCGTCGGCCCCTACGCCGCGGGCGGCACTGGCTTTTTTGGCGGGTTTATTGATTACCTGCAATACATCAACGCCAAGGAAGGCGGCGTCAATGGCGTCAAGCTGACCTGGAGCGAATGCGAAACCGAATACGTGGTGGAAAAAGGCGTGGAGTGCTACGAGCGCCTGAAAAAAGGCCTGAACGGCGCGCCGGCGGCAGCCACCAATCCGCTGTCGGTGGGCATTGCCTACGCCACGCTGGACCGCTCCACCGCCGACAAGCTGCCGCTGATCACCATCAACCATGGCCGTACCGACTCCACCGACGGCAGCGTGTTTCCGTATGTGTTCCCGCTGCAGCTGAACCCGTACTCGGAAGTCTCAGCCATCATCAACTACATCGGGCAAAAGAGCGGCGGGCTGGACAAGCTCAAGGGCAAGAAAATCGTCACCCTGTTCCACGGCTCGCCCTACGGCAAGGAAACCAACCCGATTCTGGAATTGCTGGCCAAGAAATACGGCTTTCAGCTGACCCTGCTGGAAGTGCCGCATCCCGGCAACGAACAGCAATCGCAGTGGCTGACCATCCGCAAGGAAAAACCCGACTGGGTGATTTTGCGCGGCTGGGGGGTGATGAACCCGGTGGCGCTGAAAACCGCACAGAAAACCGGCTTCCCGGTTGACCACATCATCGGCAATATCTGGTCCAACTCGGAAGACGACGCCGCCCCGGCTGGTGCCGCCGCCAAGGGCTATGTGTCGATCACCACCCACCCGTCTGGTACTCAGTTCCCGGTGCTGCAGGGCATCAAGACCACCGTGGTTGATGCCGGCAAGGGCAATCTGGCCGACCCGAAACGCTTTGGCAATGTGTATTACAACCTGGGCGTGGTGAATGGCATTCTCAACGTGGAAGCCGTGCGCGTGGCGCAAGCCAAGTTTGGCAACAAGCCGCTAAGCGGCGAGTAG
- a CDS encoding ABC transporter ATP-binding protein, translated as MSASSLLRLEHISLSFKGVNAITDIGFAVATGEICALIGPNGAGKSSLLNVINGVYQPQQGEIHFAGETRRQMSPHHAAELGIARTFQNIALFKGMSVLDNVLSGRNLKTRSSWLEQTFRLGRVHGEEARQRQRAEEIIAFLHIQPWRHAIVGQLPYGLQKRVELARALAAEPRLLLLDEPMAGMNQEEKQAMSQFIIDANREFGATVVLIEHDIGVVMSLSDHIVVLDYGKKVGDGSPEQVRSNPDVIAAYLGNH; from the coding sequence ATGTCTGCTTCTTCCCTGTTGCGCCTTGAGCATATTTCCCTGTCGTTCAAAGGGGTCAACGCCATTACCGATATCGGTTTTGCCGTGGCCACCGGCGAAATCTGCGCGCTGATCGGCCCGAATGGCGCGGGCAAAAGCTCGCTATTGAACGTCATCAACGGGGTGTACCAGCCGCAGCAAGGTGAAATCCACTTTGCCGGCGAAACACGCCGGCAGATGTCGCCACACCATGCCGCCGAACTGGGCATTGCCCGAACCTTCCAGAACATTGCCTTGTTCAAGGGCATGTCGGTGCTGGACAACGTGTTGAGCGGACGCAACCTGAAAACCCGCAGCAGCTGGCTGGAGCAAACCTTCCGCCTGGGCCGGGTGCATGGCGAGGAAGCCCGCCAGCGCCAGCGGGCGGAAGAAATCATTGCCTTTTTGCATATCCAGCCATGGCGACACGCCATTGTCGGCCAGCTGCCGTACGGCCTGCAAAAGCGGGTTGAGCTGGCGCGCGCGCTGGCAGCAGAACCGCGCTTGCTGTTGCTGGACGAGCCGATGGCCGGGATGAATCAGGAAGAAAAGCAGGCCATGAGCCAGTTCATCATCGACGCCAACCGCGAATTTGGTGCCACGGTGGTGCTGATCGAGCACGACATCGGCGTGGTGATGAGCCTGTCCGACCACATTGTGGTGCTGGACTACGGCAAGAAAGTGGGCGACGGCAGTCCGGAGCAGGTGCGCAGCAATCCGGATGTGATTGCTGCCTACCTGGGTAACCACTGA
- the rsgA gene encoding ribosome small subunit-dependent GTPase A: MTLTCSGQIITSYGRRYIVETPDGTLYDCTTRGKKTDYACGDGVDILVQNAEQAVIERAQPRRSLLYRSDSFRSKLIAANVTQLAIVLAPVPTFNDELLNRCLVAAESAAIAPLIVLNKCDLPQADAARERLAGWLGLGYPLLTLSAQEDVSALRAHLQGHTSVLVGQSGMGKSTITNALLPAARARVGEISTALDSGRHTTTHAQLYHLDADSHLIDSPGLQEFGLRHLPADELIYHFPDLRPYIGQCRFHNCSHRVEPGCALIQAGQTGAVRPERLAFFQKLTSELSTRG, from the coding sequence ATGACGTTGACTTGCTCCGGACAGATTATCACCAGCTATGGCCGTCGTTATATTGTAGAAACCCCCGACGGCACCTTGTACGACTGCACCACCCGTGGCAAAAAAACCGACTACGCCTGCGGCGATGGCGTGGACATCCTGGTGCAAAACGCCGAACAGGCGGTGATTGAACGCGCCCAGCCCCGGCGCAGCCTGCTGTACCGTTCGGACAGTTTTCGCAGCAAGCTGATTGCCGCCAATGTCACCCAGCTGGCCATTGTGCTGGCCCCGGTGCCCACCTTCAACGACGAACTGCTCAACCGCTGCCTGGTGGCGGCAGAATCCGCCGCCATTGCCCCGCTGATTGTGCTGAACAAGTGCGACCTGCCGCAGGCAGACGCCGCCCGCGAGCGGCTGGCGGGCTGGCTGGGGCTGGGCTATCCGCTGCTCACCCTGTCGGCGCAAGAAGATGTCAGCGCCCTGCGCGCCCATTTGCAGGGGCACACCAGCGTGCTGGTGGGGCAGTCCGGCATGGGCAAGTCCACCATCACCAATGCGCTGCTGCCGGCAGCGCGGGCGCGGGTGGGAGAAATTTCCACCGCGCTGGATTCTGGCCGCCACACCACCACCCACGCCCAGCTCTACCATCTGGACGCCGACAGCCACCTGATTGACTCCCCCGGCCTGCAGGAATTCGGCCTGCGCCACCTGCCGGCAGACGAGCTGATTTACCATTTTCCCGATCTGCGCCCGTATATCGGCCAATGCCGCTTTCACAACTGCAGCCACCGGGTAGAGCCGGGCTGTGCGCTGATTCAGGCCGGGCAAACCGGCGCAGTGCGGCCAGAGCGGCTGGCGTTTTTCCAGAAACTCACCAGCGAACTGAGCACGCGCGGTTAA
- the orn gene encoding oligoribonuclease: MAQDQNNLIWLDMEMTGLEPDRDHIIEMAVVITDSQLNTVAESPVLVIHQTDAVLDGMDDWNKSTHGRSGLIDKVKASTLDELAAQEQMLAFLREYVPGRASPMCGNSICQDRRFMARWMPALEAHFHYRNLDVSTLKELVKRWKPELAKGLRKHGKHEALADIYESIEEMKYYREHFIRL, translated from the coding sequence ATGGCACAGGATCAGAACAACCTCATCTGGCTGGATATGGAAATGACCGGCCTGGAGCCGGATCGTGACCACATCATCGAGATGGCGGTGGTGATTACCGATAGCCAGCTCAATACCGTGGCCGAATCGCCGGTGCTGGTGATCCACCAGACCGACGCCGTGCTCGACGGCATGGACGACTGGAACAAATCCACCCATGGCCGCTCCGGCCTGATTGACAAGGTCAAGGCTTCCACCCTGGACGAACTGGCCGCCCAGGAGCAGATGCTGGCGTTCTTGCGCGAATATGTGCCGGGCCGCGCCTCGCCGATGTGCGGCAATTCCATCTGCCAGGACCGCCGCTTCATGGCGCGCTGGATGCCGGCGCTGGAAGCGCATTTTCATTACCGCAATCTGGACGTGTCCACGCTGAAGGAGCTGGTCAAGCGCTGGAAGCCGGAGCTGGCCAAAGGCCTGCGCAAGCATGGCAAGCATGAGGCGCTGGCGGATATTTATGAGTCGATTGAAGAAATGAAGTATTACCGCGAGCATTTCATCCGCCTGTGA